In the genome of Vicia villosa cultivar HV-30 ecotype Madison, WI linkage group LG7, Vvil1.0, whole genome shotgun sequence, one region contains:
- the LOC131616430 gene encoding mitochondrial intermembrane space import and assembly protein 40 homolog, with the protein MGQAESAEAQPLTTTTVDSSSNSNPPSLESVIAEAAAYGNQNTANVEEMAQKALECPCIADLRSGACGGQFSKAFLCFLKSTSEEKGSDCVSPFVALQSCIKANPDAFSKDILGEEESTKSEPVQEYKITPPDWAKESRRSKKSKSKL; encoded by the exons ATGGGTCAAGCTGAAAGCGCTGAAGCACAACCACTCACCACAACCACAGTGGATTCGAGTTCAAATTCCAATCCCCCTTCTCTGGAATCTGTAATCGCAG aaGCTGCTGCATATGGAAATCAAAACACTGCG aATGTTGAGGAAATGGCTCAGAAAGCTCTTGAATGCCCTTGTATTGCTGACCTAAGAAGTGGTGCTTGTGGGGGTCAATTCTCAAAGGCGTTTCTTTGTTTTCTCAAGAGTACTTCTGAAGAAAAG GGCTCAGACTGCGTAAGTCCATTTGTTGCTCTGCAGAGCTGCATCAAAGCCAATCCAGATGCGTTCTCTAAGGACATTCTAGGCGAAGAGGAAAGCACAAAGTCGGAGCCAGTCCAAGAATACAAAATAACTCCTCCTGATTGGGCTAAGGAATCTAGAAGATCTAAAAAATCAAAGTCGAAGCTTTAA
- the LOC131616424 gene encoding protein NODULATION SIGNALING PATHWAY 1-like, whose translation MIMEPNPTSDHILDWLEGSVSFFPSFLDDPYNSGYIQEYPLWDQSQDIRSQYQTDVIIDSSNATNSANNVAAASTTTTSATSLEPNSSNNVTFSDLPKKRNVDDESSLEKQSRSQKNKRVKRRVMNEGDNGDAGLEGTVVRKSGGNKKGAAKANGSNCNNGNNKDGRWAEQLLNPCAAAITGGNLNRVQHLLYVLHELASPTGDANHRLAAHGLRALTHHLSSSSSSTSSGTITFASTEPRFFQKSLLKFYEVSPWFSFPNNIANASILQVLAEEPNDSRALHILDIGVSHGVQWPTFLEALSRRPGGPPPLVRLTVVTASSTENDQNMETPFSIGPCGDNFSSRLLGYAKSINVNLQINKLDNIPLQTLTAKIVDATPDETLIVCAQFRLHHLNHNNPDERSEFLKVLRDMKPKGVILNENNMECCCSSCGDFAARFSRRVDYLWKFLDSISSAFKGRENDERRMMEGEASKALTNQREMNEMREKWCERMKEVGFAEEIFGEDAIDGGRALLRKYDSNWEMKLEEENNTSVGLWWKGQPVSFCSLWKLDKQH comes from the coding sequence ATGATTATGGAACCAAACCCGACTTCAGATCACATTCTTGACTGGCTTGAAGGTTCGGTTTCGTTCTTTCCGTCGTTCTTGGATGATCCGTATAACAGCGGTTACATCCAAGAGTATCCGTTATGGGATCAGAGTCAAGATATAAGGAGCCAGTATCAAACTGATGTGATTATTGATTCTTCTAATGCAACAAACAGCGCGAACAATGTTGCTGCTGCTAGTACTACTACCACGAGCGCGACTTCCCTTGAGCCTAATAGTTCGAATAATGTAACTTTTTCTGATTTACCGAAGAAACGAAATGTTGATGATGAGTCAAGTCTCGAGAAACAATCACGAAGCCAGAAGAACAAGAGAGTCAAGAGGCGTGTGATGAATGAAGGTGATAATGGAGATGCGGGTCTTGAAGGGACAGTGGTTAGAAAATCTGGTGGGAATAAGAAAGGTGCTGCTAAGGCTAATGGAAGTAACTGTAACAATGGAAACAATAAGGATGGTAGATGGGCTGAGCAGTTGCTGAACCCTTGTGCTGCAGCAATAACCGGAGGAAACCTGAATCGCGTGCAACATCTTTTATATGTTCTCCATGAGCTAGCTTCACCTACCGGTGATGCTAACCACCGGCTTGCAGCGCATGGTCTCCGAGCGTTGACACACCATCTGTCTTCATCTTCGTCGTCTACCTCTTCAGGGACTATAACTTTTGCATCTACCGAGCCGCGATTCTTCCAAAAGTCGTTACTGAAGTTCTATGAGGTTAGTCCTTGGTTTTCCTTTCCTAATAACATAGCAAATGCTTCCATCCTTCAAGTTCTAGCTGAAGAGCCGAATGATTCGCGCGCTCTTCATATCCTCGACATTGGAGTCTCTCATGGTGTGCAATGGCCGACTTTTCTAGAGGCCTTGAGTCGTCGACCTGGTGGACCTCCTCCTCTGGTTCGCCTCACTGTGGTTACTGCTTCATCGACTGAAAACGACCAAAACATGGAGACACCATTTTCAATAGGTCCATGTGGTGATAACTTCTCTTCGAGACTTCTAGGTTATGCTAAGTCCATAAATGTCAACCTGCAGATAAACAAGCTTGATAATATTCCATTGCAGACATTAACGGCTAAAATTGTTGACGCCACACCTGATGAGACCTTAATCGTCTGCGCTCAATTCAGGTTGCACCACTTGAATCATAACAATCCTGATGAAAGAAGTGAGTTTCTGAAAGTGTTGAGAGACATGAAGCCTAAAGGGGTGATATTGAATGAGAACAACATGGAGTGTTGCTGCAGTAGCTGTGGCGATTTCGCGGCTAGATTCTCTCGACGAGTGGACTACTTATGGAAGTTCTTAGATTCAATCAGTTCAGCATTCAAAGGCCGCGAGAATGATGAAAGGAGAATGATGGAAGGCGAGGCTTCGAAAGCATTGACAAACCAGCGTGAGATGAACGAAATGAGAGAAAAATGGTGTGAAAGAATGAAAGAGGTAGGGTTTGCAGAGGAAATATTTGGAGAGGATGCGATTGACGGAGGTCGAGCTTTGTTAAGAAAGTATGATAGTAATTGGGAGATGAAACTCGAAGAAGAGAACAATACAAGTGTGGGACTATGGTGGAAGGGGCAACCTGTTTCTTTCTGTTCTCTGTGGAAATTGGATAAACAACATTGA
- the LOC131616425 gene encoding E3 ubiquitin-protein ligase SPL2-like, with protein MSSQDQVLVSFLSHIALSFDGAVLGLSLAYVAVRTIQKFTLTSAALRKITHAPSVSVSDLRSLLEDNVSEDDGGSGDGRIVIVRGTVDAKSAVDGSWKALWPGVLISRESGDRGVVLQRTQTCIYSEWKGLFGWTSDLRAVFIKSRRHRESTSLRKVPFVLIDVGRQSNTEYVVVNMDGSTHPLPLTTVYHKLQPINPPYTLLQAFFGHEYMVGLLDEEKILPLGKDINAVGLCSLRNGIAEIKSCEDLPYFLSDLSKNQMVVDLSFKTRLLFWSGIVLGSMSVGIIGYAVMRNWNRWKQWKQRRQLQQQRQTITEVDSQLDDDDIENVPDGQLCVICLMRRRRSVFIPCGHLVCCQGCAISVESEVAPKCPVCRQEVRDSVRIFES; from the exons ATGTCCTCTCAAGACCAAGTATTAGTTTCCTTTCTCTCCCACATAGCCCTATCCTTCGACGGTGCCGTTTTAGGTTTATCCCTAGCCTACGTCGCCGTCCGCACCATTCAAAAATTCACCCTCACCTCCGCCGCTCTCCGGAAGATCACCCACGCTCCTTCCGTCTCCGTCTCCGACCTACGCTCGCTCCTCGAAGACAACGTCTCGGAGGATGACGGAGGCTCCGGCGATGGGAGAATTGTGATTGTCCGTGGTACTGTTGATGCTAAGTCCGCTGTGGATGGGAGTTGGAAAGCGTTGTGGCCGGGTGTTTTGATTTCTCGGGAGTCTGGTGATAGAGGGGTTGTTCTTCAAAGAACTCAAACG TGTATATACAGCGAATGGAAAGGCTTATTTGGATGGACTTCTGATCTTCGAGCCGTATTTATAAAATCTCGGAGACATCGAGAGTCCACATCCTTAAGAAAG GTCCCTTTTGTTCTCATTGATGTTGGACGACAGTCAAATACCGAGTATGTTGTTGTCAACATGGATGGATCGACACATCCTTTACCTCTTACAACAGTTTATCACAAATTGCAACCCATAAATCCTCCTTATACTCTCTTGCAAGCATTTTTTGGGCATGAATATATG GTTGGACTGCTTGATGAAGAGAAAATTCTTCCCTTGGGGAAGGATATCAATGCTGTAGGCCTTTGCAGTTTAAGAAATGGAATTGCTGAAATCAAGTCTTGTGAAGATCTTCCGTATTTTCT GTCTGACTTGAGTAAAAATCAGATGGTTGTAGAtctttccttcaaaacaagactACTGTTTTGGAGTGGCATTGTTCTTGGTTCAATGTCAGTTGGGATCATTGGCTATGCAGTTATGAG GAACTGGAATAGATGGAAACAATGGAAGCAACGAAGGCAGCTCcaacaacaaaggcaaacaaTCACTGAAGTTGATTCTCAGCTAGATGACGACGATATTGAAAATGTTCCAGATGGACAATTATGCGTTATATGTCTGATGAGAAGAAGGCGTTCTGTTTTTATTCCATGTGGGCATCTTGTATGTTGCCAAGGGTGTGCTATATCAGTTGAAAGTGAAGTGGCACCCAAGTGTCCAGTTTGTCGTCAGGAGGTTCGGGATTCAGTTCGAATCTTCGAATCTTGA
- the LOC131616427 gene encoding auxin-binding protein ABP19b-like, with product MNTIHILFFIFAFLSSYTFHTISSATDFCVADLSLPKTPSGSYPCKPEANVTVDDFVFSGLVEGKPVAPFNSGLTSATVANLPGLNGLGIAAARVDVGVNGTVPIHSHPDASELIIIVEGELTVGFITPAKAYVKTVKPADVIVIPKGLLHFVINSGKEKAVTFGALSSSSPGVHVADFLLFGNDLPTSVIAQTTLLDVSQIEKLKAAFGGSG from the coding sequence ATGAATACTATTCACattctatttttcatttttgcATTTCTCTCATCATACACCTTTCATACTATTTCTTCTGCCACTGATTTCTGTGTAGCAGATTTATCACTTCCCAAAACCCCTTCAGGATCTTATCCATGCAAACCAGAAGCAAATGTAACTGTTGATGATTTTGTGTTCTCTGGCTTAGTAGAGGGAAAGCCAGTAGCACCTTTTAACAGCGGATTAACCTCCGCAACCGTCGCAAATTTACCGGGTCTTAATGGACTTGGTATTGCTGCAGCAAGAGTAGACGTTGGTGTAAACGGAACTGTACCAATTCATAGTCATCCAGATGCAAGTGAATTAATTATCATTGTTGAAGGTGAATTAACTGTTGGATTTATTACACCAGCAAAAGCTTATGTGAAAACTGTTAAACCTGCTGATGTTATAGTTATTCCAAAAGGACTATTGCATTTTGTGATTAACTCTGGTAAAGAAAAAGCTGTTACTTTTGGAGCTTTAAGTAGCTCAAGTCCTGGTGTGCATGTAGCTGATTTTCTTTTATTTGGGAATGACTTACCAACTTCTGTCATTGCACAAACTACTCTACTTGATGTGTCACAAATTGAGAAACTTAAGGCTGCGTTTGGCGGCAGTGGATAG